A single window of Enoplosus armatus isolate fEnoArm2 chromosome 22, fEnoArm2.hap1, whole genome shotgun sequence DNA harbors:
- the fbxo18 gene encoding F-box DNA helicase 1, translating into MEMAVKGKVKRRHLNAAECDELGRSAEGTDALTLPHNVNHRQGNRNPNQGLYPRTPTKRPKCASASGSPAGKQKGINDFFSVTGVIRSSPHKSSQPCSSTHTDGLKREPFPEEEPKVVKEEEDDYVSPFAALVAPEDEAEEEISDASLLSAEMMPEPETKQEEVVDYLEGMTAEMFGGDDEFNRYDSDIHNEEVEALPDAHYGLLGSSKVLLQPQGCVDDLPEEVLMQVLSQVPAQDLYRNVSLVCHRWRNIVQDTKFVPFKKQYYRYMMRENNTMLEIFSILRKSCIRDPASSQHSIRHLVVLMAQHKVGERVRPEDVLDCVKKHRLFPQAEASIKLRIPDIKKSFNLGIEGPNPYAAMAVILILSESVDDVQALVSLLIGCMSDTAITEYLSHMAMMLLALKRSNIQISNRLHYNIYYVLHLMENGPFSVSHGQSRQPQLHLTHEQQQILSHNIQADQVVKIVAFAGTGKTTTLVKYAEQWPQLRFLYVAFNKSVACEAQRRFPRNVDCKTVHSLAFNDVGRSYQVRQKLSFNLKPFALSSVLPKGRGGFAKAKVVATTLNAFMASTDRTITTRHVPSTRIVKNHRRMDIGEYEKQLFVHDAQTIWNKMKDLNETEQDAYHMIHDGYLKLWQLQIPQPQLSNQYDVLFIDEAQDCTPAIMDVLLSQRCGKILVGDPHQQIYTFKGAVNALHIVNHTHIYYLTQSFRFGAEIAYVGATILKVCKKVEKILVGGKQKGGVCDEAAERVEAAMRTGVSLCQGKTAILSRCNLSVFSEAVRLIDANPHCRVHFIGGVVGIGLNRIQDIWQLMQGAEKKIQEPGQRPKFIRDPLIRSFANKSQNAFWALKVYATQTEDRDLEAKLNIVEKYRSRIPQLVNQLERSFENDYHKADFIVGTVHKAKGLEFDTVIVSDDFYKVPSSRHNLHFSPDFSFDKVPDDEWNLLYVAVTRAKTSLIITRNIRRILTVAGEYFLKSQMPSPLQKAGEPLPCTVTDCPNCTTPGSAFTMHKRQMRCTDGVSAGGPLCERCVWTRIGPTAFLMTDDVLSMAEIPQRLGPPDHHEMLLGLF; encoded by the exons GGAAGGTCAAAAGGAGGCACCTGAATGCAGCAGAGTGTGATGAGCTGGGACGAAGTGCAGAGGGCACTGACGCCCTCACCCTGCCCCACAACGTCAATCACAGGCAGGGCAACCGCAACCCCAACCAGGGGCTTTATCCCAGGACACCCACCAAGCGACCAAAGTGTG CATCTGCCTCAGGAAGTCCTGCTGGGAAACAGAAGGGCATCAATGACTTCTTCTCTGTGACAGGAGTGATCAGATCCAGTCCGCATAAGTCCTCCCAGCCCTGctcgtccacacacacagatggactcAAAAGAGAGCCTTTTCCCGAGGAAGAGCCAAAGGttgtgaaagaggaggaggatgactaTGTCAGCCCGTTCGCTGCTTTAGTGGCACCAGAAGATGAAGCGGAGGAGGAGATCAGTGATGCAAGCCTGTTATCTGCCGAGATGATGCCAGAGCCTGAGAcaaagcaggaggaggtggtggactATCTGGAGGGAATGACAGCAGAGATGTTTGGCGGTGATGATGAATTTAACCGATATGACAGTGACATTCACAACGAGGAGGTGGAGGCCCTCCCTGACGCCCACTATGGGCTCCTGGGCAGCAGCAAGGTCCTGCTGCAGCCTCAGGGCTGCGTGGATGACCTTCCAGAGGAGGTGCTGATGCAAGTACTGAGCCAAGTCCCCGCCCAGGACCTCTACCGCAATGTCAGCCTTGTCTGCCATCGCTGGAGGAACATCGTCCAGGACACCAAG TTTGTCCCCTTCAAGAAACAATACTACCGCTACATGATGAGGGAGAACAATACAATGCTGGAGATCTTCTCCATCCTGAGGAAGAGCTGCATAAGAGATCCAGCATCATCACAGCACAGCATACGACACCTTGTTGT TTTAATGGCCCAGCATAAGGTGGGAGAGCGGGTGAGGCCGGAGGACGTTCTGGATTGTGTTAAGAAACATCGCCTTTTTCCTCAGGCTGAGGCCTCCATCAAATTACGTATCCCTGACATTAAGAAGAGCTTTAACCTTGGCATTGAG GGTCCCAACCCGTACGCGGCCATGGCCGTGATATTGATCCTAAGTGAGAGTGTTGATGACGTGCAGGCCCTGGTGTCTCTGCTCATTGGCTGCATGTCAGACACGGCCATCACGGAGTACCTCAGCCACATGGCCATGATGTTGCTCGCCTTAAAGAGGAGCAACATCCAGATTAGTAACAG GCTGCATTACAACATCTACTACGTGCTCCACCTGATGGAGAATGGCCCCTTTTCTGTCAGCCACGGTCAGAGCAG GCAGCCTCAGCTTCATCTCAcacatgaacagcagcagatcctcagCCACAACATCCAGGCAGACCAGGTGGTCAAGATCGTGGCTTTTGCAG GTACAGGGAAGACCACCACATTGGTGAAGTACGCTGAGCAGTGGCCACAACTCCGCTTCCTGTATGTGGCCTTCAACAAGTCGGTGGCGTGTGAAGCACAGCGTCGCTTCCCCAGAAACGTGGACTGCAAGACCGTCCACTCGTTGGCCTTCAACGACGTTGGGAGGAG CTACCAGGTTCGTCAGAAGCTGAGCTTTAACCTGAAGCCATTCGCCCTCAGCTCTGTTCTGCCCAAAGGCCGCGGCGGCTTTGCCAAAGCCAAAGTGGTGGCCACAACTCTCAACGCCTTCATGGCTTCAACGGACCGGACTATCACTACCAGACATGTCCCCAGTACCCGCATAGTCAAGAACCACCGCAGGATGGACATTGGCGAGTATGAAAAACAG TTGTTTGTCCACGATGCACAGACGATCTGGAACAAAATGAAGGATCTCAACGAGACAGAACAAGACGCCTACCACATGATCCACGATG GTTACCTGAAGTTATGGCAACTCCAAATCCCGCAGCCCCAGCTGTCCAACCAATATGACGTCCTCTTCATCGATGAGGCCCAGGACTGCACCCCAG CCATCATGGATGTGCTCCTGTCTCAGCGCTGTGGGAAAATCCTGGTTGGAGATCCCCACCAGCAGATCTACACCTTCAAGGGAGCCGTCAATGCCCTGCACATTGTCAACCACACTCACATCTACTACCTGACACAG AGCTTTCGGTTCGGTGCTGAGATCGCCTATGTGGGTGCCACCATCCTCAAAGTGTGCAAGAAAGTGGAGAAGATTCTAGTGGGAGGAAAGCAAAAAG GCGGTGTGTGTGACGAGGCTGCAGAGAGGGTCGAAGCAGCTATGAGGACGGGCGTCAGTCTTTGTCAGGGGAAGACGGCCATCTTGTCAAGATGCAATCTCAGTGTGTTCAGCGAAGCTGTCCGGCTCATCGACGCCAACCCGCACTGCCGGGTCCACTTCATAGGA GGTGTCGTAGGTATCGGCCTGAACAGGATCCAGGACATCTGGCAGCTGATGCAAGGGGCAGAAAAGAAGATCCAAGAACCAGGCCAACGACCAAAAT TTATCAGGGATCCCCTCATTCGCTCCTTTGCCAACAAAAGTCAGAATGCCTTCTGGGCCCTGAAGGTGTATGCTACGCAGACCGAGGACAGGGATCTGGAGGCCAAACTCAACATTGTTGAAAAATACAGAAGTCGCATCCCCCAACTAGTGAATCAGCTGGAAAGGTCTTTTGAAAACGACTATCACAAAGCAG ACTTCATAGTCGGGACAGTCCACAAGGCTAAAGGTCTGGAGTTCGATACCGTGATAGTCTCTGACGACTTTTACAAGGTTCCCTCTTCGAGACACAACCTGCACTTCAGTCCCGACTTCTCCTTCG ATAAAGTTCCTGACGACGAGTGGAACCTGCTGTATGTGGCCGTGACTCGTGCCAAGACCTCGCTGATCATCACCAGGAACATCCGCCGCATCCTCACGGTGGCCGGG GAGTACTTCCTGAAGTCGCAGATGCCCAGCCCCTTGCAGAAGGCGGGCGAGCCTCTCCCGTGCACCGTCACCGACTGTCCCAACTGCACCACACCCGGCTCAGCGTTCACCATGCACAAGCGGCAGATGAGATGT ACGGATGGCGTGTCTGCTGGCGGCCCGCTGTGCGAGAGGTGTGTGTGGACGCGCATCGGGCCGACTGCCTTCCTCATGACCGATGACGTGCTCTCGATGGCTGAAATACCACAAAGACTCGGCCCGCCAGACCACCACGAGATGCTCCTGGGGCTTTTCTAA